A portion of the uncultured Bacteroides sp. genome contains these proteins:
- the rlmN gene encoding 23S rRNA (adenine(2503)-C(2))-methyltransferase RlmN — MNKYSLFGLTLTELQALVKNLGMPGFTAKQIASWLYDKQITSIDEMTNLSLKQRELLKEEYELGISAPVDAIKSTDGTIKYLYKINPNYFVEAVYIPDDDRGTLCVSSQVGCQMNCKFCMTGKQGFSANLSANQILNQIRSLPERDQLTNIVFMGMGEPLNNMDEVLKTLEVLTASYGYGWSPKRITVSTVGVRKSFRRFIEESDCHLAISIHSPFPSQRADLMPAEKAYSITEMTDLLRDYDFSKQRRLSFEYIVFKGVNDSLIYAKELLKILRGIDCRVNLIRFHAIPGVDLAGAEMETMVTFRDYLTSHGLFSTIRASRGEDIFAACGMLSTLKRDSLKED, encoded by the coding sequence ATGAACAAATACTCTCTCTTTGGTTTAACCTTGACTGAGTTGCAAGCCTTGGTTAAAAATCTTGGTATGCCTGGATTTACTGCAAAACAAATTGCTTCTTGGTTATATGATAAACAAATTACTTCTATTGATGAAATGACCAACTTGTCGCTTAAGCAGAGAGAATTGCTTAAAGAAGAGTACGAGTTAGGGATCTCTGCGCCAGTGGACGCTATAAAATCAACTGATGGTACTATTAAATACTTATATAAGATAAATCCGAATTACTTTGTAGAGGCTGTATATATCCCTGATGATGATCGAGGTACTCTTTGCGTCTCTTCTCAAGTAGGGTGTCAAATGAATTGTAAGTTCTGCATGACAGGGAAACAGGGCTTTTCTGCCAATTTATCTGCCAACCAGATACTTAATCAAATTCGTTCGTTACCGGAGCGTGATCAATTAACGAATATTGTTTTTATGGGAATGGGTGAACCACTCAATAATATGGATGAGGTGTTAAAAACGTTAGAAGTTTTGACTGCCTCATACGGTTATGGATGGAGCCCAAAAAGAATAACGGTTTCTACGGTGGGAGTTCGCAAATCTTTTAGAAGATTTATCGAAGAAAGTGATTGTCATTTGGCTATCAGTATCCATTCTCCTTTTCCTTCGCAGAGGGCTGATTTAATGCCTGCAGAAAAAGCTTATTCAATTACTGAAATGACTGATTTGCTTAGAGATTATGATTTTAGCAAACAACGTCGATTGTCTTTTGAATACATTGTTTTTAAGGGCGTTAACGATTCTTTGATATATGCAAAGGAGTTGCTTAAAATTTTGCGCGGAATTGATTGTAGAGTTAATCTTATTCGCTTTCATGCCATTCCGGGAGTAGATCTCGCAGGGGCTGAGATGGAGACGATGGTCACTTTTCGTGATTATCTGACTTCTCATGGTTTATTTTCAACTATAAGAGCTTCTAGAGGTGAAGATATTTTTGCTGCATGTGGTATGCTTTCTACATTAAAGCGGGATTCTTTAAAAGAGGATTAA
- a CDS encoding DUF4837 family protein gives MGKSLLYLGVLLVTLSFFSCSGKKGILTPTSSGRPYELLVVVDHDLWERPAGRSLYHVLDTDVPGLPQSERSFKIMYTSPDNYDTTLKLIRNIIIVDIQKDVYTQAKFKYSKDVYASPQIILTIQAPDEETFEKFVNDNKNVIVDFFTRAEMNRQIASLEKKHNDYIATKVASMFDCSIWLPAELSGSKEGKDFFWASTNTSTADQNFVIYSYPYTDKATFTKEYFIHKRDSVMKVNIPGSKEGMYMMTDSSMVSVRAIGVHGDYTQEVRGLWRVKNDFMGGPFVSHVRLDKANQRIIVVEIFIYSPDKLKRNLVRLMEASLYTLKLPNEKKQGEIPLDISKRE, from the coding sequence ATGGGAAAGTCTTTGTTATATCTAGGTGTGCTTCTTGTAACACTCTCCTTTTTTTCTTGTAGTGGTAAAAAGGGTATTTTGACTCCAACATCGAGTGGGCGTCCATATGAACTTCTGGTTGTTGTTGACCATGATTTGTGGGAACGTCCTGCAGGTAGATCTTTGTATCATGTGTTGGATACAGATGTACCGGGATTACCTCAGTCTGAACGCTCTTTTAAGATCATGTATACTTCTCCTGATAATTATGATACGACACTGAAATTAATACGTAACATCATTATTGTTGATATTCAAAAGGATGTTTATACTCAGGCTAAATTCAAATATTCTAAAGATGTATATGCTTCTCCACAGATTATTTTGACGATTCAGGCACCAGATGAAGAGACGTTTGAGAAGTTTGTAAATGACAATAAGAACGTCATTGTTGATTTCTTTACACGTGCTGAAATGAATAGGCAAATAGCCTCTTTGGAGAAAAAACATAATGATTACATCGCTACAAAAGTTGCCAGCATGTTTGATTGTAGTATATGGCTACCAGCTGAATTAAGTGGCTCTAAGGAGGGGAAAGACTTTTTCTGGGCATCTACTAATACATCAACAGCTGATCAAAACTTCGTGATTTACTCTTATCCTTATACTGATAAAGCAACTTTTACCAAAGAATATTTTATCCATAAGCGTGATTCTGTGATGAAGGTAAATATTCCGGGATCAAAGGAGGGAATGTATATGATGACAGATTCTTCTATGGTGTCGGTTAGAGCAATTGGGGTGCATGGAGACTATACGCAAGAAGTTCGTGGACTGTGGCGAGTGAAGAATGATTTTATGGGAGGACCGTTTGTTTCTCACGTGCGTCTAGACAAAGCTAACCAACGAATAATAGTGGTGGAAATTTTTATTTATTCTCCGGATAAACTCAAACGAAATCTGGTGCGCTTGATGGAGGCATCGCTTTATACATTAAAACTACCTAACGAAAAGAAGCAAGGAGAAATCCCTCTTGATATATCTAAGAGGGAATAA
- the pdxA gene encoding 4-hydroxythreonine-4-phosphate dehydrogenase PdxA encodes MEDNKIRIGITQGDINGIGYEVILKTFADPVMLELCTPIIYGSPKVASYHRKALDLTVSFSIVNSASEAGHNKLSVVNCSDDEVKVEFSKPDQEAGKAALSALEKAIEEYKEGLIDVIVTAPINKHTIQSEGFSFPGHTEYIEEKLGNGEKSLMILMKDDFRVALVTGHIPVSQIAATITKELIKEKLMIFNRSLKQDFSIGSPRIAVLSLNPHAGDDGLLGKEEQEIITPALQEMVAQGIICYGPYAADGFMGSGNYTHFDGILAMYHDQGLAPFKALAMDEGVNYTAGLPVIRTSPAHGTAYDIAGQGIASEDSFRQAVYVAIDVFRNRKRDKAARVNPLRKQYYEKRDDSDKLKLDTIDDDI; translated from the coding sequence ATGGAAGATAATAAAATAAGGATAGGAATCACTCAGGGTGACATTAATGGGATTGGTTATGAAGTGATATTAAAGACATTTGCAGATCCTGTAATGTTAGAATTGTGTACTCCTATTATTTATGGCTCTCCTAAAGTAGCGTCATATCATCGTAAAGCGCTTGATCTGACAGTGAGTTTCAGTATTGTAAATTCAGCTTCGGAGGCTGGACACAATAAGCTGAGTGTGGTAAATTGCTCTGATGATGAAGTGAAAGTAGAATTTTCAAAGCCTGATCAGGAAGCTGGAAAAGCGGCTTTAAGTGCTTTAGAGAAAGCTATAGAAGAATATAAAGAAGGATTGATTGATGTAATTGTTACTGCTCCAATAAACAAACATACGATTCAATCTGAAGGCTTTTCTTTTCCAGGTCACACAGAATATATTGAGGAGAAATTAGGGAACGGAGAGAAGTCTTTGATGATCTTGATGAAAGATGATTTTCGTGTGGCTTTGGTAACCGGACATATTCCGGTTAGTCAAATAGCAGCAACAATTACAAAAGAACTTATTAAGGAGAAATTGATGATTTTCAATCGCTCCTTGAAACAAGATTTTAGCATTGGTAGTCCTCGTATAGCTGTCCTCTCTTTAAACCCTCATGCCGGAGACGACGGTCTGCTAGGTAAAGAAGAGCAGGAGATTATTACTCCGGCTTTGCAAGAAATGGTTGCTCAAGGTATTATCTGTTATGGACCTTATGCGGCGGATGGATTTATGGGTTCAGGGAATTACACTCATTTTGACGGTATATTGGCAATGTATCACGATCAAGGATTGGCTCCTTTTAAGGCTCTTGCTATGGATGAAGGAGTTAATTATACGGCTGGATTGCCTGTAATTCGTACCTCTCCAGCTCATGGGACGGCTTATGATATAGCAGGTCAGGGAATAGCCAGTGAAGATTCTTTCCGTCAAGCAGTGTACGTGGCAATTGATGTTTTTCGTAATCGTAAGAGAGATAAAGCAGCTCGTGTAAATCCTTTGAGGAAGCAGTACTACGAAAAGCGCGACGATAGTGACAAACTTAAATTGGATACTATTGATGATGATATTTAA
- a CDS encoding sulfatase-like hydrolase/transferase, with protein sequence MKKQLWIFTKTYLFFVSVFILQKPLFMLYYHNLFKDSTLTDYFNVIFHGLPLDLSMAGYLTIIPAIIQIISLWIVPHPISITRKIYYGIITFLISAVFVCDLALYSYWGFRLDSTPLFYFFSSPKDALASASTGLIIALIVALLTLCLGLYFIMYETLIQQKKEIRMPKHRLGVSGAMFLVTGLLFIPIRGGFTVSTMNISKAYFSNKMILNHAAINPLFSLMESISRETNFEEQYRFMDEKKADVEFSQLTDKPTTDSIPKLLNKKRPNIIFIVLESFMSKTMESLGGLPNVAVNMDKFGSEGVLFTHFYANSFRTDRGLVSILSGYPAQPTTSIMKYPRKTQSLPSIPKSLKEAGYNLQYYYGGDADFTNMRSYLISMGISDIISDKDFPLKDRLSKWGAHDHIVFNRMISDLRGKQQEPFMKILQTSSSHEPYDVPFHRLSHPYLNSVAYADSCLGSFISQLKQTKWWDNSIVVLVPDHARRYPDDLSDFSVNRYKIPLIIIGGAVKSPMRIETYASQMDIAATLLNQVDLPHKDFRFSKNILNSASPHFAYFAFPNAFGMLTPENEVVFNCESGKVITDTGKTPGKNLIKGKAFLQKLYDDLAKR encoded by the coding sequence ATGAAAAAACAACTTTGGATATTCACGAAAACTTATTTATTTTTTGTCTCCGTTTTTATTTTGCAGAAGCCTTTGTTTATGCTTTATTATCACAATCTGTTTAAAGACTCAACCCTTACTGACTATTTTAATGTGATATTCCACGGGCTCCCTCTTGACTTATCAATGGCAGGTTATCTTACGATCATTCCGGCAATCATCCAAATCATTTCATTGTGGATTGTTCCTCATCCCATTTCAATCACCCGTAAGATATATTATGGCATCATTACTTTCCTCATATCAGCCGTCTTTGTCTGTGATTTAGCTCTATATAGTTACTGGGGATTCAGACTCGATTCTACCCCTCTATTCTATTTCTTTTCATCTCCCAAAGATGCTCTAGCCAGTGCTAGCACTGGACTTATTATAGCACTCATTGTGGCACTACTCACACTTTGCTTGGGATTATACTTCATTATGTATGAAACCTTGATACAACAAAAGAAAGAGATTAGAATGCCGAAACATCGACTAGGCGTTTCAGGAGCAATGTTTCTGGTGACTGGACTGCTCTTCATTCCCATCCGTGGAGGTTTTACCGTTTCGACAATGAATATAAGCAAAGCATATTTTAGCAATAAGATGATACTGAACCATGCTGCTATCAATCCGTTATTCAGCCTGATGGAATCTATCAGCCGTGAAACAAACTTTGAAGAACAATATCGCTTTATGGACGAGAAGAAAGCTGATGTAGAATTCAGCCAATTGACAGACAAACCAACAACAGATAGCATTCCTAAACTTTTAAATAAAAAACGTCCCAATATTATTTTCATAGTACTCGAAAGCTTTATGTCTAAAACCATGGAGTCATTGGGCGGCTTACCCAATGTTGCAGTGAATATGGACAAGTTTGGCTCTGAAGGCGTTCTATTCACGCACTTTTACGCAAACAGTTTCAGGACGGATCGCGGACTTGTTTCCATCTTAAGTGGATATCCGGCACAGCCAACTACCAGCATCATGAAATATCCACGAAAAACTCAATCTCTACCTTCTATCCCTAAATCGTTAAAGGAAGCAGGATATAATCTGCAATATTATTATGGTGGAGATGCTGACTTCACTAATATGCGTTCATACCTCATCTCAATGGGTATCAGTGATATTATTTCGGATAAAGATTTTCCATTAAAAGATCGGCTTAGTAAATGGGGAGCGCATGACCATATTGTCTTCAATCGCATGATTTCCGATTTAAGAGGAAAACAACAAGAACCTTTCATGAAAATTCTGCAGACATCAAGTAGCCACGAACCATACGATGTTCCATTTCATCGATTATCTCATCCATACCTCAACTCGGTGGCTTATGCTGATAGTTGCCTAGGTAGCTTCATCAGCCAACTCAAACAAACAAAATGGTGGGACAATAGCATTGTGGTTCTTGTACCCGACCATGCAAGAAGATACCCCGATGATCTTAGCGACTTCTCGGTAAACAGATATAAAATACCATTGATTATTATCGGAGGTGCCGTCAAATCGCCAATGCGCATAGAGACATATGCGTCTCAAATGGATATTGCAGCAACGTTGCTAAATCAAGTAGACTTGCCTCACAAGGATTTTCGCTTCAGTAAAAACATCCTAAACTCGGCTTCTCCTCATTTTGCTTATTTTGCTTTTCCAAATGCATTTGGAATGCTTACGCCAGAAAACGAGGTGGTCTTCAACTGTGAATCCGGAAAAGTAATAACTGATACGGGGAAAACTCCCGGGAAAAACTTAATTAAAGGAAAAGCTTTCTTGCAAAAGCTGTATGATGATTTGGCTAAACGCTAA
- a CDS encoding sigma 54-interacting transcriptional regulator, which produces MTKAEIQQVKLRFGIIGNTESLMRAIDIAIQVAPTDLSVLITGESGVGKESFPQIIHQFSRRKHGQYIAVNCGAIPEGTIDSELFGHEKGAFTGAIGERKGYFGEADGGTIFLDEVGELPLPTQARLLRVLESGEFLKVGSSKVQKTDVRIVAATNVNLTKAISEGRFREDLYYRLNTVPIQIPSLRERGEDVILLFRKFASDFAEKYRMPSIQLTEDARHSLLSYPWPGNVRQLKNITEQISIIETNREITASILQTYLPSQQEQRLPALLGVKIGKGFESEREILYQVLFDMRQDVTELKRLVHEIMSERGTGSNNAPTSAPAFYAPSVVTPPQSGPTINLVHPSSAQQDDDIQDTEEYIEESLSLNDLEKELIRKALDKHHGKRKNAAKDLNISERTLYRKIKEYGLD; this is translated from the coding sequence ATGACAAAAGCGGAGATTCAACAAGTAAAGCTAAGGTTTGGTATTATAGGTAATACTGAGTCTCTAATGCGTGCGATAGACATTGCTATTCAAGTGGCACCGACCGATTTGTCTGTGCTCATTACGGGTGAAAGCGGTGTGGGAAAGGAAAGTTTTCCGCAAATCATCCATCAGTTTAGTCGAAGGAAGCATGGACAATATATAGCTGTTAACTGCGGTGCCATACCTGAAGGTACGATTGATTCCGAACTATTCGGGCATGAAAAGGGTGCATTTACCGGTGCCATTGGCGAACGGAAAGGATATTTTGGTGAAGCTGACGGAGGTACAATCTTCTTGGATGAAGTTGGAGAGCTACCTTTACCTACTCAGGCTCGTCTGCTCCGCGTACTTGAGAGCGGGGAGTTTTTAAAAGTAGGCTCGTCTAAAGTTCAGAAGACGGATGTGCGAATTGTGGCCGCTACAAACGTAAATCTAACGAAAGCTATTTCAGAAGGACGCTTTCGTGAAGATCTTTATTATCGTCTCAATACGGTTCCTATCCAGATACCTTCTTTGCGTGAAAGAGGAGAAGATGTTATTCTACTGTTTCGTAAGTTTGCTTCAGATTTTGCTGAGAAATATCGTATGCCTTCTATTCAACTCACCGAGGATGCTCGCCATAGTCTTCTATCTTATCCTTGGCCGGGTAATGTTCGACAGTTGAAGAACATCACGGAGCAGATATCCATTATAGAAACAAACCGTGAAATAACAGCAAGTATTTTGCAGACATACTTGCCATCTCAACAAGAACAACGTTTGCCGGCACTACTTGGAGTGAAAATTGGTAAAGGATTTGAAAGTGAGCGTGAAATTCTTTATCAGGTTCTGTTTGATATGCGTCAAGATGTGACTGAATTGAAAAGATTGGTTCATGAGATCATGTCAGAAAGAGGAACCGGATCTAATAATGCTCCAACTTCTGCTCCAGCATTTTATGCTCCTTCTGTAGTAACTCCGCCTCAATCGGGGCCTACTATTAATCTAGTACACCCCTCGAGTGCACAGCAGGATGATGATATACAAGATACGGAAGAATATATTGAAGAGTCTTTATCACTCAATGATTTGGAGAAAGAACTGATACGAAAAGCGCTTGACAAACATCATGGTAAGAGAAAGAATGCTGCTAAAGATTTGAATATTTCGGAACGCACCCTTTATAGAAAAATAAAAGAATATGGATTGGATTAA
- a CDS encoding LptE family protein has translation MDWIKKMMRVILLVSLLVLVNSCSISYKFNGASINYDKVKTISIADFPIKAAYVYAPLATKFNEKLKDVYVQQTRLRLIPRNADLAVEGEITGYNQYNQAVKADGYSSEVKLTITVNVRYVNNTNHEEDFEQQFTAFRTYDSKQMLTAVQDELIDQMVKDITDQVFNATVANW, from the coding sequence ATGGATTGGATTAAAAAGATGATGCGGGTAATTTTACTTGTTTCTTTGCTGGTATTAGTAAACTCGTGTAGCATTTCTTATAAGTTTAATGGGGCTTCTATCAACTATGATAAAGTCAAGACCATTTCTATTGCTGATTTTCCTATAAAAGCGGCTTATGTATATGCTCCGTTAGCCACAAAATTTAATGAAAAGCTGAAGGATGTTTACGTTCAGCAAACCCGTTTACGATTGATTCCCCGGAATGCTGACTTAGCTGTGGAGGGTGAGATTACCGGTTATAATCAATATAACCAAGCAGTGAAGGCAGACGGTTATTCTTCAGAGGTTAAACTTACCATTACAGTGAATGTGCGTTATGTGAATAATACCAATCATGAAGAGGATTTTGAGCAGCAATTTACAGCTTTCCGTACATACGATTCAAAGCAGATGCTTACAGCTGTGCAAGATGAACTGATTGATCAGATGGTGAAAGATATTACAGATCAGGTATTCAATGCAACTGTAGCTAACTGGTAA
- a CDS encoding tetratricopeptide repeat protein: MTSTNLQEWIQHPDVLNKDTLYELRTLLVRYPYFQSLRLLYLKNLYLLHDITFGAELRKAALYVSDRRVLFYLIEGDKYVLHNPKKKKQLVDELENEPSLDRTLTLIDAFLSSIPQEAVQQRTDFDYATDYTAYLVEQEDVAQSIEESVIETPRLRGHELIDDFIEMNSADSSSLRLKPLDDNEESSIELPMADIYRDEEDDSCFTETLAKIYIKQQRYSKALEIIEKLSLKYPKKNAYFADQIRFLEKLIINAKSK; the protein is encoded by the coding sequence ATGACATCAACTAATTTACAAGAATGGATTCAGCATCCTGATGTATTGAATAAGGATACTTTGTACGAACTACGTACATTGTTGGTTCGTTATCCCTATTTTCAGTCTCTACGACTTCTCTATCTTAAAAATCTATATTTACTCCATGACATAACTTTTGGTGCAGAGTTGAGAAAGGCTGCACTTTATGTCTCCGATCGTCGGGTTCTTTTCTATCTAATAGAAGGGGATAAGTACGTTCTTCACAATCCTAAGAAGAAAAAACAGCTTGTTGATGAATTGGAAAACGAACCTAGCTTGGATCGCACCCTCACTCTTATTGATGCTTTTCTTTCTTCTATTCCCCAAGAGGCCGTGCAACAACGGACTGATTTCGATTATGCAACGGACTACACAGCCTATTTGGTCGAGCAGGAGGATGTGGCACAATCAATTGAAGAATCAGTAATTGAAACACCAAGGTTGCGGGGGCATGAACTTATTGATGATTTTATAGAAATGAATAGTGCTGATTCTTCCTCATTAAGACTTAAACCTTTGGATGATAATGAAGAAAGCAGTATTGAATTACCGATGGCTGATATCTATCGGGATGAAGAGGATGACAGTTGCTTTACCGAAACTTTAGCTAAAATATATATTAAACAGCAACGATATTCTAAAGCATTGGAAATAATTGAAAAATTAAGTTTGAAATATCCAAAAAAAAATGCTTACTTTGCAGATCAGATTAGGTTCTTAGAGAAATTGATTATTAACGCTAAATCAAAATAA
- the secG gene encoding preprotein translocase subunit SecG → MYLLLVILMVIAAILMCFIVLIQNSKGGGLSSGFSSSNQIMGVRKTTDFLEKTTWGLAAFIVILSVASAYVLPSAASKDGDVILEQAQKEETTNPYNLPAGTAAPKAETTAPAATIPSDSAK, encoded by the coding sequence ATGTATTTATTATTAGTTATCTTAATGGTCATTGCTGCCATATTGATGTGCTTTATTGTACTGATACAGAATTCCAAAGGAGGAGGTTTGTCTTCAGGCTTTTCTTCATCCAACCAGATTATGGGCGTACGCAAGACTACTGACTTTCTGGAGAAGACGACTTGGGGATTAGCCGCTTTTATAGTAATCTTAAGCGTTGCATCTGCTTATGTCCTTCCTTCTGCTGCTAGCAAAGATGGAGACGTTATATTGGAGCAAGCTCAGAAAGAAGAAACTACGAATCCGTATAATTTGCCTGCTGGAACAGCTGCTCCTAAAGCAGAAACTACAGCTCCGGCTGCAACAATACCTTCAGATTCAGCAAAATAG
- a CDS encoding MFS transporter, with translation MTEQLNKKMNDSKATRWMALGVVAFTMMAAYFVNDVMAPLKTMLESDLAWGSTDYGYYTGAYSFLNVFLLMLIWGGLILDRFGIRFTGKLSTILMVAGTALQYYGITELADSQTIIFGHKMGVFIASSGYSIFGVGAEVAGITVTKMIAKWFKGKEMATAMGVQVALARIGSQAAYSVAIPIAKSFGLATPVLIGLVLLVGGTIAFFAFSVLDKKLDKQQAASPEGTGNEEKFSIKDVKTILLNPGFWLIALLCVLFYSCVFPFQKFASELMVSKYAINPDFAGSIVGLPALGALILTPVFGGLVDSRGKADTIMIIGAAMLIFVHLIYAIPGVDNWIIAVILMIVLGIAFSLVPSAMWPSVAKIFPAHQLGTAYALIFFIQNIGLWGVPNLIGWVQQEYCIVGSVDGVNQYDYTVPMLVFTGFAILSLVVALLLRVANKKYGYGLEKSNIQK, from the coding sequence ATGACAGAACAACTGAATAAAAAAATGAACGACTCGAAAGCGACCCGTTGGATGGCTTTGGGAGTTGTGGCATTCACTATGATGGCTGCCTATTTTGTGAATGATGTAATGGCGCCACTCAAAACAATGCTTGAATCAGATTTGGCATGGGGGAGTACTGATTACGGATATTATACGGGAGCATATAGTTTTCTTAATGTCTTTTTGTTAATGCTCATCTGGGGTGGACTTATTTTAGATCGCTTTGGTATTCGCTTTACAGGAAAGTTGTCTACGATCTTAATGGTAGCCGGCACGGCCTTGCAATATTATGGAATCACAGAACTTGCAGATAGTCAAACGATCATTTTTGGGCATAAGATGGGCGTGTTTATTGCCTCATCCGGATATTCTATTTTTGGAGTGGGTGCCGAAGTAGCGGGTATTACTGTTACTAAAATGATAGCTAAGTGGTTCAAGGGAAAAGAAATGGCTACTGCTATGGGCGTACAGGTTGCTTTGGCCCGTATCGGTTCTCAAGCAGCTTATTCTGTTGCTATTCCCATTGCCAAAAGTTTTGGTCTTGCTACTCCTGTGCTAATAGGTTTAGTGTTACTTGTTGGTGGTACGATTGCTTTCTTCGCTTTCTCCGTGTTAGACAAAAAGCTTGATAAACAGCAGGCTGCGAGTCCCGAAGGAACAGGGAATGAAGAGAAGTTTTCTATCAAGGATGTGAAGACGATCCTACTTAATCCTGGTTTTTGGCTTATTGCTCTGCTTTGTGTGCTTTTCTACTCTTGTGTGTTCCCGTTCCAAAAATTTGCTTCAGAACTGATGGTTAGTAAGTATGCAATCAATCCTGATTTTGCAGGATCAATAGTTGGACTTCCTGCACTAGGGGCTTTGATTTTAACTCCGGTATTTGGCGGATTGGTGGATAGTAGAGGTAAAGCTGATACTATTATGATTATAGGTGCAGCTATGCTCATCTTTGTTCACCTCATTTACGCTATTCCTGGTGTGGATAACTGGATAATAGCTGTGATTTTGATGATAGTTCTAGGTATTGCTTTCTCTTTAGTGCCTTCTGCTATGTGGCCTTCGGTTGCAAAAATATTCCCTGCTCACCAATTAGGGACTGCTTATGCATTAATCTTCTTTATTCAGAATATTGGACTATGGGGAGTTCCGAATCTTATCGGCTGGGTACAACAAGAATACTGTATTGTTGGTTCTGTAGATGGTGTTAACCAATATGATTATACGGTGCCAATGCTTGTGTTTACGGGTTTTGCAATACTTTCTTTGGTTGTAGCACTGTTGCTAAGAGTGGCTAATAAGAAATACGGATATGGTCTTGAAAAGTCTAATATTCAGAAATAG
- a CDS encoding DUF4831 family protein, translating into MKNSILFLSLLLFSSTTYAQTKVTVGVTRGKDFGVTYALPKTEVEIEVKAIKVTYTPGEFGKYADRYLHLTNISIDPEEYWELVSVKAQPIGVPDNERTYFVKMKDKTVAPLMELTDDGIVQSINMPIAIKKVAITNDAPAKQKNKVNPRSFLTEEILMANSTAKMAELVAKEIYNIRESKNALLRGQADNTPKDGEQLKLMLNNLDEQERAMTEMFSGSNEREEKTFTMRLVPNKEFKNEVLFRFSKKLGVIASNDLAGEPVYVNLTDMKTVTIPTLEGDKKKELEGVAYNVPGKAQIAIVKDKKPLFEGEIPVTQFGTIEYLAPALFDKKSTIKVLFNSTTGGLVKVDREEDK; encoded by the coding sequence ATGAAAAATTCTATTCTATTTTTAAGCTTACTTCTCTTCTCTTCCACCACCTATGCTCAAACCAAAGTAACGGTAGGAGTCACACGTGGAAAAGACTTCGGGGTGACTTATGCCCTACCCAAGACCGAAGTTGAAATAGAAGTGAAAGCGATTAAGGTAACATATACCCCGGGAGAGTTCGGAAAATATGCCGACCGCTATCTTCACCTTACAAATATATCCATTGATCCAGAAGAATATTGGGAATTAGTAAGTGTCAAAGCTCAACCAATTGGAGTTCCGGATAATGAACGAACTTACTTCGTTAAAATGAAGGATAAAACGGTGGCTCCTCTAATGGAATTAACCGACGACGGCATTGTGCAGTCTATCAATATGCCTATAGCAATAAAAAAGGTAGCTATCACAAACGATGCTCCAGCTAAACAAAAAAACAAAGTCAACCCACGTAGTTTCCTTACAGAGGAAATATTAATGGCGAACTCGACGGCAAAGATGGCAGAGTTGGTTGCCAAAGAAATATATAATATCCGCGAAAGTAAAAATGCACTCTTGCGGGGGCAGGCTGATAACACACCGAAGGATGGCGAACAGCTGAAATTGATGCTCAACAATCTTGATGAACAAGAACGTGCCATGACCGAAATGTTCTCGGGAAGTAATGAAAGAGAAGAAAAAACATTCACGATGCGCTTAGTGCCAAACAAAGAGTTCAAAAATGAAGTACTCTTTCGGTTCTCAAAAAAACTAGGAGTAATAGCTAGCAATGATTTGGCCGGCGAACCGGTTTACGTTAACCTAACGGATATGAAAACAGTAACAATCCCTACCCTAGAAGGAGATAAGAAGAAAGAACTTGAAGGCGTGGCTTACAATGTTCCGGGAAAAGCTCAGATCGCAATTGTAAAAGATAAAAAGCCACTCTTTGAGGGAGAAATTCCGGTAACTCAGTTTGGTACAATAGAATACTTGGCTCCCGCTCTATTCGATAAGAAATCAACCATTAAAGTATTATTTAACTCCACCACAGGTGGGTTGGTAAAAGTTGACAGAGAGGAAGATAAATAA